Proteins from a single region of Nitrospinota bacterium:
- a CDS encoding methyl-accepting chemotaxis protein, with translation MKFWTNMSLKWKQIILYLLIGMLPLGVVMVINNISFKEIRNLNASNLQGIAENIADKIDRNLFERYGDVQAFGLNAVLQNREHWYKADSPIVTAMNSYVDTYDIYSLTLLVDLEGNVIAVNSKDQDGKGISTGNLLGRNFGQAQWFQDVIQKKFYTSQAGNVGGDSSFTGTVITPVHVDQDVKGAYPGDEGLTLNFSAPVYDADGKVIAVWNNYAKYSLVEDIVVSAYQKLKQSGLANVELTLLNGAGQVILDFDPAYGNGSENGVKRDLNVLFKLNLAEKGVSAAVKAASNKESGFEYATHARKKIVQAAGFAHFEGSMGFPGMNWSVLARSPDELVNAPIIAIENKLFMIASVCFGLIAMFGFWSARALTMPIVALTTGLENFAAGNLRNMQDMAVRSKDEIGRLSEAFNGLFSGVKIFLKSADELLKGRIPASDKFGLQGEFEDNLKGMYRQATEKQKADAETSRISQIVESMSTNIMYADKDFKIQYINPASARTFKQIENLLPVKADQVLGQSIDIFHKNPAHQRQFLGNPKNLPHQVQIQLGPEILDLNVAAINDQKGELIGYMAGWSIVTQLVQNANNAKEAAAREQKQADELRTKVDSMLEVVSAAAEGDLTQAVTVKGQDAIGRMGEGLSAFMQKMRTNMQAIGHNAETLASSSEELTAVSQQMAGNAEETSAQSGVVSAASEQVSKNVQTVSTGAEEMSASIKEIAQNSSEAARIATEAVKIAQTTNATISKLGVSSAEIGQVVKVITSIAEQTNLLALNATIEAARAGEAGKGFAVVANEVKDLANQTARATEEISGKIGAIQTDTANSITAIAEITEVINRISDISNTIASAVEEQTATTAEIGRNVAEAAKGTAEIAQNITGVAQAAQSTTQGAVDTQAASAELSKMAAELQSLVGQFKV, from the coding sequence CTTCCGCTGGGCGTGGTCATGGTTATTAATAATATTTCTTTCAAAGAGATAAGGAATCTGAATGCCAGTAACCTGCAAGGCATCGCAGAAAACATCGCCGATAAAATCGACCGTAATCTCTTCGAGCGTTACGGGGATGTTCAGGCCTTCGGTTTGAACGCGGTTCTGCAGAACCGGGAGCACTGGTACAAGGCGGACAGCCCGATTGTGACGGCCATGAACAGTTATGTGGACACTTATGATATTTATTCCCTGACGCTTCTGGTGGATCTGGAAGGCAACGTCATCGCCGTCAACAGCAAGGACCAGGACGGCAAGGGAATTTCGACAGGTAATTTATTAGGCCGCAATTTCGGCCAGGCTCAGTGGTTTCAGGATGTGATACAGAAAAAGTTTTATACCAGCCAGGCGGGCAATGTCGGCGGGGACAGCAGCTTTACGGGAACGGTGATCACGCCGGTGCATGTGGATCAGGACGTTAAAGGCGCTTATCCGGGCGACGAAGGGCTCACCCTGAATTTTTCCGCTCCGGTTTACGATGCGGATGGAAAAGTGATTGCCGTCTGGAACAATTACGCCAAGTATTCTCTGGTCGAGGATATCGTTGTGTCGGCGTATCAGAAATTGAAACAAAGCGGGCTTGCCAATGTCGAGCTGACCCTGCTCAACGGCGCCGGTCAGGTGATTCTGGATTTTGACCCGGCCTACGGAAACGGCTCGGAAAATGGCGTCAAGCGGGATTTGAATGTTTTATTCAAGCTGAACCTGGCGGAAAAAGGGGTTTCCGCCGCCGTCAAAGCGGCCAGCAACAAGGAATCCGGGTTTGAGTACGCAACGCATGCACGCAAGAAAATCGTGCAGGCGGCGGGGTTTGCGCACTTCGAAGGCTCCATGGGGTTTCCGGGCATGAACTGGTCGGTGCTGGCCAGGTCGCCGGATGAATTGGTGAACGCACCGATCATAGCGATCGAAAACAAACTCTTTATGATTGCGTCAGTATGTTTTGGCCTGATCGCGATGTTCGGTTTCTGGAGCGCACGGGCTTTAACAATGCCGATTGTTGCCTTGACCACCGGCCTTGAGAACTTTGCCGCCGGCAACCTGAGAAATATGCAGGATATGGCGGTGCGGTCCAAAGATGAGATCGGGCGTCTGTCGGAAGCTTTTAACGGTTTGTTTTCGGGCGTCAAGATTTTTCTGAAGAGCGCGGACGAACTGCTGAAAGGGAGAATCCCGGCGTCGGACAAATTCGGCCTGCAGGGTGAGTTCGAAGATAACTTGAAGGGCATGTATAGGCAGGCGACGGAGAAGCAAAAAGCCGATGCGGAGACCTCTCGTATCAGTCAGATCGTAGAAAGCATGTCCACCAACATCATGTACGCGGACAAAGATTTTAAAATTCAGTATATTAATCCTGCGTCCGCCAGAACGTTTAAACAGATAGAAAATTTGTTGCCGGTGAAAGCCGATCAGGTTTTGGGACAGTCGATCGATATATTCCATAAGAATCCGGCGCATCAGAGACAGTTTCTGGGGAATCCCAAGAACCTGCCGCATCAAGTTCAAATTCAGTTGGGGCCGGAGATTCTTGATCTCAATGTGGCGGCTATTAACGATCAAAAGGGAGAACTCATTGGCTACATGGCCGGTTGGTCTATAGTTACCCAACTGGTACAAAACGCCAATAACGCCAAGGAAGCGGCGGCTCGGGAACAGAAACAGGCTGATGAGTTGCGGACCAAGGTGGACAGCATGCTGGAGGTGGTGTCTGCGGCGGCGGAAGGCGATTTGACCCAGGCCGTCACAGTCAAGGGCCAAGACGCCATCGGCCGGATGGGTGAAGGTTTATCGGCGTTTATGCAGAAGATGCGCACCAATATGCAGGCGATCGGCCACAATGCGGAAACGCTGGCATCGTCATCTGAGGAATTGACGGCAGTGAGCCAGCAGATGGCAGGGAACGCGGAAGAAACTTCGGCGCAGTCTGGCGTGGTGTCAGCGGCCTCCGAGCAGGTCAGTAAAAACGTGCAGACGGTTTCCACCGGAGCCGAGGAAATGAGTGCCAGCATCAAGGAGATCGCGCAAAACTCCAGCGAGGCGGCAAGAATCGCTACTGAGGCGGTAAAAATCGCGCAAACCACAAATGCCACCATCAGTAAACTGGGGGTGAGTTCGGCGGAGATCGGTCAGGTGGTGAAGGTGATCACGTCCATCGCGGAACAGACCAATTTGCTGGCGCTGAACGCCACGATCGAGGCGGCGCGGGCGGGTGAAGCGGGCAAAGGCTTTGCGGTGGTGGCCAACGAGGTGAAGGACCTGGCCAACCAGACGGCCAGGGCGACGGAGGAGATCAGCGGCAAGATCGGCGCCATCCAGACCGACACGGCAAATTCAATCACAGCGATCGCTGAGATAACCGAGGTCATCAACAGGATCAGCGATATCTCCAACACCATTGCCAGCGCGGTTGAGGAACAGACGGCGACCACGGCGGAGATCGGTCGTAATGTGGCCGAAGCCGCGAAAGGAACCGCAGAGATCGCGCAGAACATCACAGGCGTCGCTCAGGCGGCGCAAAGCACGACCCAGGGCGCAGTCGATACGCAGGCCGCATCTGCTGAGCTTTCTAAAATGGCGGCGGAACTGCAAAGCCTGGTGGGTCAGTTCAAAGTGTAA
- the pheS gene encoding phenylalanine--tRNA ligase subunit alpha yields MIEKIQQHRQDFDDKLKGCSSSDHLKQIRIDFLGKKGCVSEIMKDLRSVSAEEKPLLGKYINGFKVHIEQALEEKAHALGTKIQGIPDVLKGFDPSLPGRKEITGSIHPISQMLEEITSIFFSLGFQVEEGPEIESDYYNFEALNIPKDHPARDMQDTFYIEDDLVLRTHTSPVQIHVMEKQKPPLRIIAPGKVYRCDSDVSHTPMFHQIEGLMIDENISFSHLKGIINIFLHQVFGKQTKIRFRPSFFPFTCPSAEVDIQCVMCSGKGCRVCSQSGWLEIMGAGMVDPAVFKSVNYDSEKWTGFAFGMGIERIAMLKYGINDIRLFFENDLRFLKQF; encoded by the coding sequence ATGATCGAAAAAATCCAACAGCACCGTCAGGACTTCGATGACAAACTCAAAGGGTGCTCTTCCTCAGATCATCTAAAACAGATTCGCATCGATTTTCTCGGAAAAAAGGGATGCGTCTCTGAGATAATGAAAGACCTGCGGTCTGTGTCGGCAGAAGAAAAACCCCTGCTTGGCAAATATATCAACGGATTCAAAGTACATATCGAACAGGCCCTGGAGGAAAAAGCCCACGCGCTGGGAACCAAAATTCAGGGAATTCCTGACGTCCTGAAAGGGTTCGACCCCAGCTTGCCTGGAAGGAAAGAAATTACCGGCTCCATCCACCCCATTTCGCAGATGTTGGAGGAAATCACCTCCATTTTTTTCAGTCTGGGGTTCCAGGTGGAGGAAGGCCCCGAAATCGAATCCGATTATTATAATTTCGAAGCCTTGAATATTCCCAAAGACCATCCCGCACGGGATATGCAGGACACTTTCTACATTGAAGATGATCTCGTTCTAAGAACCCATACCTCGCCCGTGCAGATCCACGTCATGGAAAAGCAGAAGCCCCCTTTGCGCATTATCGCCCCTGGAAAAGTTTACCGTTGCGATTCGGATGTCTCACACACCCCGATGTTCCATCAAATCGAGGGGTTGATGATCGACGAAAATATTTCCTTCAGCCATCTCAAGGGCATAATCAACATATTCCTGCATCAGGTATTTGGCAAACAAACCAAAATCCGCTTCCGGCCCAGCTTTTTTCCCTTCACCTGTCCCAGCGCCGAGGTGGATATTCAGTGCGTCATGTGTTCCGGCAAAGGCTGTCGGGTCTGTTCCCAGTCCGGGTGGCTGGAGATCATGGGGGCGGGGATGGTGGACCCGGCGGTGTTTAAGTCCGTGAACTACGATTCCGAGAAATGGACGGGGTTTGCCTTCGGCATGGGCATTGAGCGCATCGCCATGCTCAAATACGGGATCAATGACATCCGCCTGTTTTTTGAAAACGACCTGCGGTTCCTGAAGCAATTTTAA